Genomic window (Luteitalea sp.):
GAAAGTGGTGACCCTAACCAGTTGTTACTATTCGACTTTTAACCGGACAGTAGTGGGGCTGTCCCCGTTTTCAGAGGTGCCGGCGCACCAGGTCGAGCGACGCCTGGACGGCGTGCGTACGCACGAGATAGCGAGACCCGCTGAAGCGGAATGTGCGCACATCTGCACCGCCGGGCGTCTCGACGGCGATCACGACCGTCCCGACCGGTTTGGCCGGCGTGCCGCCCGTCGGTCCGGCGATCCCGGTGATGCCGAGGCCAACCTCCACGCGCGCCCGTTCGCGGATGCCGCGGGCCATGGCCAGCGCCACGGCCTCGCTGACCGCGCCTTCGCGCTCGATGAGCCGCTCGTCAACGCCGGCCAGCTCCACTTTTGCCGCGTTGCTGTACGCCACGACGCCGCGCTCCAGGTAGGCAGAGCTCCCCGCGACATCGGTGAGGCGGCCACTGAGCATCCCACCGGTGCACGATTCCGCAACGGCGATCCGGTATCCGCGCTCGCGCAGTAACTCCCCCACGACCGCTTCGAGTGGTTCGCCCTGGCTGAACACATGGTCGCCCAGCACGCCCGAGGCTTCGGCGACCGCCCGGTCGAGCACCTCCGCCGCAGCGCCTGCGCGCTCGGACCGCGCTCGCAAATGGAGCTCGACCAGGCCGGGCGACGCGAGCGTTGTGACGCCAATGCCAACTGGCTGCGTGCGCCACCGCGCATAAAGCGGCTGCATCGTCTGCTCCACCTGCGACTCGGTGACGCCCGTCATGCACAGCGTGCGCTTCTCCTCTCGCGCCCCTGGGGCGCGCCGAGCAAGCGAGCCAACCACCAGCGTTGCCAACATCGGCAGCGCCTCACGGGGTGGCCCCGGTAACAAGAGAATCACCTGATCGCCTTGCTCGACCCATTGTCCCGGTGCTGTGCCGTGTGCATTGGGCACAGCCGTGGCCTCCTCCAAGACGAGCGCCTGACGACGATTCACCCGCGGCATGACGAGCCCTCGCGCCGCGAAGCGCTCCTCGATGGCATGAACGATGTCTCGCTGCTCTACTAGCTGGCGGCCCAACACACGCGCCACGGCTTGGCGCGTCACATCATCGTCGCTGGGGCCGAGCCCGCCAGTTGCAATCACGAGGTCTGCGCGCGCGAGGGCGTGCTTGAGCGCCGCGTCGATCTCCTCCACCTCATCGCGTACGACGGCGCTGACACCGTCTCAATGCTCAGGGTCGACAGCTCGCGCGCGACCTGCTCACCGAGGGTTTCGTGGCGCACGCCGGTCAAGAGCTCCGTCCCAATTGCGACAATCGCGGCACGCCGTAGCAGCATCAGAACCCTTGAGAAACCGAAACTTGACGTAGTGAGTCACGTTTCGGGGCTCGCAAGTGAGCGTCGGGGGGCGCGGCCAGAGGCCGCGGCCCGCTAGAACATCCAACTCGGTGCAATCGCGACCAGCACACGGAGCCCCACGTGGGCATACAACGCGGCAAAGAGGTCATCGGTCATGACCCCCCAGCCGCCGGGAAGGGTCTCTGCGCGTCGGCACGGCGGTGGCTTGAGGACATCGAAGATTCGAAAGAGCACGAAGCCCACCAAGGCACCCGTCCAGCCCACTGGCAGGAGCGTCAGCGTGAGCAGCATGCCGAAAATCTCATCGATGACAACCGGCCCGGGATCGTCGTGGCCGAAATGTCGCTCGGCCACCGTGGCTGCCCAAACACCTGTGAGGTAAATGACTGGAATCGCGACGAGCTCGAGCCATGGCTGGCCGCCGAAGCGAAGTGCAGCATACAGTACCAGCCCCACCGCCGAGCCGAATGTGCCCGGCGCGAACGGGATGTAGCCCACTCCTGCACCGGTGCCAAGGACCAACGCCACCGAGCGGACGAGGGGTCTCTGGACCGAGGGAGCAAGAGGTTCGCGCGATCCTCTGCTCCATCTCTGGCCTCGTTGATCCCGTGATCCCGTCATTCCGTCACGACAACCCTTGTGCCGGTGATGCGATCGTGCCAGGCGCGACGGTCGCTCCCGAACAGCATCGGAAGAAGACCGAGCCCCAGCGGCACAACCGAGACGAGGTACACCACGGCGCGGACGATGGCGTTGCCCAGGGGGACCCGGCTCGACGTCTCGCCCACCACGCGAAGCCGCATGATCGATTTTCCAATCGTTTGGCCCGAGGCGGCAGTGAACGTCACCAAGTATCCGGCGTCGAGAAGCGCCAAGAAGCCAATCAGTGGTGCGAGCGGTAGGAGGCGAAGCTCCGACCAGGAGACTCCCGTAACGCGACGCGTCAAATACAACACGGTCAGGTCGATGATCAAGAGCACGAACGCATCGACGAGGCCGGCGACCACCCGTCGGTCCAGTGGTGCCGGCAGCTCGTGCCGCTCGTCGACCCGCTGCTCGACATCACCGATGTCGTGACTCTCCGGTTCGAACCTGCCTGCCGAATACGATTCCCGCTGGCGTCCGATGGTGAGCCCGCCCTCCCAGGGCTCATGTTCCTCCTCTCGATCGCTGAGTAAGGTTGGCTCGGGCCTCTCTCGGTCTTGCGGCGAGCGAGGAGCGTCGGATCCGCGCACCACAACCGGACGGCGCGGTGAGCGAGGCGCTCGGGCCGATGGCGGGAGTCCGGCCGGTGCTCGGCGCGCCCCCTCCTCTCCGAAGAGTGGCAGGTCCAGCGGCTCCGCGTTGTCCGGCAGCTCTGGTACGGAGGGCGGCACTGAGGAGTCGTCCGCGCTGGGTGCTTCAGGGGCGAGGTCGAGATCGGCGGGCGACGAGGTCTCGTCGGGCTCGCTCCGTGAGATCGTCAGGTCCGGCTCCGGCTCCGCCGATGGGGCAACCAACGAGAGGTCGTAGCCGCAATTGCGGCAGCGCTCTTCGGTGTCGAAGCTAATGTATTGGCACTTCGGACATCTCATCGCTGGGCATTCTATCGATCCGTCGGCGCCGGCCGAGGAGCGGTCCGATCGGGAATCGTGCTCAGCACCGCGCGCTGAACCTCAACACGCAGAGCGGTCGCCTCTGTCGATCGCGCATCTCCAGGCGGGACTCGCGCGAGCTCGACTAACGCCTCCGCGAGGTCGCCACGCTCGTACAGGGCCCGCGCGCGCGCCAACACGACGGCCGAGGGGTCCGGAAGCGGTAAGCGTTCCGCCGTCACCGGTGCCGCGACCGCCTGCACGCTCGGCGTTCCCAGCCACCAGCCCGACACACGATTCCAGTCGAGCACCAGCCAGGCGGCCGCACTCAGGAGGATCACGGCAGCACCGGCGAGCACCGCCTGCGGCGCGACGCCCACGCGGAAGGAGCGTGCGACAGGCGCCGGTCCCATGGGCTCGCTCGCCTCCGCGTGCCCGCCGCCTGCGGTAAACGCCGTCAGGCGGTTCAAACGATCGAGCGCGGCAAGCGCTTCCACTTCCGATCCCCCACGATCGACCGCCGAGGTGAGCAGATCGCGCGCCCGCTGGGCGTCACCCGCGCTCAGCGCGCTCAAGCCGCCGGCGAGCAGCTCATCGGACTCGCGATGTCGCTCAGCGATCGCGCTGCGCGCGCGGTCGATGTAGGCGCGCGCACGCGCGTGAGTGCGATCGAGAAAGAACACGCGCGTCCACACTTGAATCGCGCGCTCGTACTGACCGGCAAAGTACTGGTCGAGGCCAGACAATAACAGCTTTTCAATAACCGCTTGATGGTCGGCGAGCGTTGACGTCGCCGGAATGGGCTGACGGGCGGGATCGGGCATAGCGACGTTCTTATTGTGGGGCAAAGCCGGCAGGGTGACAAGGTGACAGGGTGAGGGGGTAACAGGGTGAGGGGGTGAGGGGGCATAAGCGTTAACCTAATAGTTGACCTCGCACGCAGACCAGCGGTAGCCTGTGCTGCATGACACCTGCCCCGAATGACGAATGGCGAGTCATCCAATCGATGCTGCCGTCCGGTTGGCGGGAAGCCGCGCGAAGCTGCGGTGCGTTTCGACGCGCGCGCTATCTGGACGATCCCGCCGTGCTCCTGCGCCTGCTGCTGTTTCACGCGGTGAACGACGGCGGGTTGCGCGAAACCGTCG
Coding sequences:
- a CDS encoding phosphatidylglycerophosphatase A, producing the protein MTGSRDQRGQRWSRGSREPLAPSVQRPLVRSVALVLGTGAGVGYIPFAPGTFGSAVGLVLYAALRFGGQPWLELVAIPVIYLTGVWAATVAERHFGHDDPGPVVIDEIFGMLLTLTLLPVGWTGALVGFVLFRIFDVLKPPPCRRAETLPGGWGVMTDDLFAALYAHVGLRVLVAIAPSWMF
- a CDS encoding CinA family nicotinamide mononucleotide deamidase-related protein, coding for MEEIDAALKHALARADLVIATGGLGPSDDDVTRQAVARVLGRQLVEQRDIVHAIEERFAARGLVMPRVNRRQALVLEEATAVPNAHGTAPGQWVEQGDQVILLLPGPPREALPMLATLVVGSLARRAPGAREEKRTLCMTGVTESQVEQTMQPLYARWRTQPVGIGVTTLASPGLVELHLRARSERAGAAAEVLDRAVAEASGVLGDHVFSQGEPLEAVVGELLRERGYRIAVAESCTGGMLSGRLTDVAGSSAYLERGVVAYSNAAKVELAGVDERLIEREGAVSEAVALAMARGIRERARVEVGLGITGIAGPTGGTPAKPVGTVVIAVETPGGADVRTFRFSGSRYLVRTHAVQASLDLVRRHL